A single region of the Roseivivax sp. THAF197b genome encodes:
- a CDS encoding alpha-D-glucose phosphate-specific phosphoglucomutase, producing the protein MEIITVDTRPIDGQKPGTSGLRKKTRTFMEPHYLENFVQSIFDGIGGLKGKTLVLGGDGRYFNDRAAQVVLRMAAASGAEKVIVGQNAILSTPAASNLIRTRQADGGIILSASHNPGGPGGDFGVKFNTANGGPAPENITAKIHMATQACIRYFIAEAQDIDLSAPGHASLGEMEIEIVDPVADYAAMMEKIFDFDAIRALFKSGFTMRFDAMHAVTGPYAHAILEGALGAADGTVINGTPDPSFGDGHPDPNPIWAKTLMDEMYSEDGPDFGAASDGDGDRNMIVGKKCYVTPSDSVAVLAANATLAPAYKGGLKGVARSMPTSRALDRVALRLGVDCYETPTGWKFFGNLLDAGRATICGEESAGTGSDHVREKDGLWAVLFWLNILAEKKTSVADLMAEHWATYGRNYYTRHDYEDVDAKAAEGLMADLRGRLSTLPGTEAAGLTVEAADEFAYDDPVDKSRAEGQGLRITLSGGARMVFRLSGTGTAGATLRVYLERAETDPDKLDLDPQEALAPVIAAAEALADIKARTGRDGPDVTT; encoded by the coding sequence ATGGAGATCATCACTGTCGACACGCGCCCGATCGATGGACAAAAGCCCGGCACGTCGGGGCTGCGCAAGAAGACGCGCACCTTCATGGAGCCGCACTACCTCGAGAATTTCGTGCAATCGATCTTCGACGGGATCGGCGGGCTGAAGGGCAAGACGCTCGTTCTCGGCGGCGATGGTCGCTATTTCAATGATCGCGCCGCCCAGGTCGTGCTGCGCATGGCCGCAGCCTCGGGCGCCGAGAAGGTCATCGTCGGGCAGAACGCGATCCTGTCGACGCCCGCCGCCTCGAACCTCATCCGAACGCGGCAAGCCGATGGCGGCATCATCCTGTCGGCATCGCACAATCCCGGCGGTCCGGGCGGTGATTTCGGCGTGAAGTTCAACACGGCCAATGGCGGCCCCGCGCCCGAGAATATCACCGCCAAGATCCACATGGCGACACAGGCCTGCATCCGTTATTTCATCGCGGAAGCGCAGGATATCGACCTCTCCGCCCCGGGCCATGCCAGCCTCGGGGAGATGGAGATCGAGATTGTCGATCCCGTTGCCGATTACGCCGCGATGATGGAGAAGATCTTCGATTTCGACGCGATCCGCGCGCTGTTCAAAAGCGGCTTCACCATGCGCTTCGACGCGATGCACGCGGTCACCGGACCTTATGCGCATGCGATCCTCGAAGGCGCGCTCGGCGCTGCGGACGGCACCGTGATCAACGGCACGCCCGACCCGAGCTTCGGCGACGGCCATCCCGATCCGAACCCGATCTGGGCCAAGACCCTGATGGACGAGATGTATTCCGAGGATGGCCCGGATTTCGGCGCGGCCTCGGACGGCGATGGCGACCGCAACATGATCGTGGGCAAGAAATGCTACGTCACGCCCTCTGACAGCGTGGCGGTTCTCGCGGCCAATGCCACGCTGGCCCCTGCCTACAAGGGCGGGCTCAAGGGCGTGGCACGCTCCATGCCCACCTCGCGCGCGCTTGACCGCGTGGCGCTGCGCCTTGGCGTCGATTGCTACGAGACGCCGACGGGCTGGAAATTCTTCGGCAACCTTCTGGACGCGGGCCGCGCCACGATCTGCGGCGAGGAAAGTGCCGGCACCGGCTCTGACCACGTGCGCGAAAAGGATGGCCTTTGGGCCGTGCTATTCTGGCTGAATATTCTGGCCGAGAAGAAGACCTCCGTGGCGGATCTGATGGCCGAGCATTGGGCGACCTACGGGCGCAACTACTACACCCGGCACGATTACGAGGACGTGGACGCCAAGGCCGCCGAGGGGCTGATGGCCGATCTGCGCGGGCGGCTCTCCACCCTGCCCGGCACCGAGGCTGCGGGCCTCACGGTCGAGGCGGCGGATGAATTTGCCTATGACGATCCGGTCGACAAGTCCCGCGCCGAAGGCCAGGGCCTGCGGATCACGCTCTCGGGCGGCGCGCGCATGGTCTTCCGGCTCTCGGGCACCGGCACGGCGGGCGCCACCCTGCGCGTCTATCTCGAACGCGCCGAGACCGATCCCGACAAGCTCGATCTCGACCCGCAGGAAGCGCTGGCCCCCGTCATCGCTGCCGCCGAGGCATTGGCCGATATCAAGGCGCGCACCGGCCGCGACGGCCCGGATGTGACCACTTAA
- the gghA gene encoding glucosylglycerol hydrolase, with translation MALKDRIVFEEAASEARADACEKTLMTAETRFDAEREIARGLGGQVDAEGRAQFGFWVPELQDARVPSGDIFLEVLAPTEPLDLTRAHQELTFERVYVPVIRTEAHCFAVVSGMKAGSRDTLGDFYALCWRDAEENWHRILDPLAMSLPFGAMAPAELYDVEGMLAARGDTDYWRALRGPDPHKFGPVSNILQIHVPTATAGGTIAALTRQFERLAARIEADLPLEPADQIFAGYEGVQLLPVEPTTVYEIGPDFWTETPSDDADRIDVSILRPDTTNWGYDNVIAGMAAVNPVLLETGRPDELVDLAAVLHNFPRKPKKLVFDVVYGHSDNQGLRVLNGHFFAGPNMYGQNLDYQNPSVRAILLEMQRRKVNFGADGVRVDGAQDFKYWDAAAQVLRHDDEYLQSMADIVQEVAGTEYRPWFIFEDGRPWPEEDWELSSTYRSVIETQTDDDVFQWGPLTFAHNTPFLYTFWLGKYWRIRECLQVGSNWISGTSNHDTLRRGTQVSPEMNINTRLGNTKMEILDKAYDNPAVHTLTYVALPGVPMDFLNAMARASWGFVRNQDDKYGVKVVAEEAISLNWQINEYSYSIPGNFTRLKELGYETREDLSRFLKFLPALVEVTDYDLEDIARLLNTTEPKLAGPVYTVESLKEIARAWMNDMHEYCNITHSLGGLDPVQCDYTLALRKFRAARPWLRDNYGPKDHFSYLEPLDGRTVFTALRHGPDGEQVFTVLHMEGKPTADIDPLRLGVPGTEGFGWECVLRSPGIGTDYISGPIELKDSMALVFTRKG, from the coding sequence ATGGCGCTCAAAGACCGTATCGTATTCGAAGAGGCCGCATCCGAGGCCCGGGCCGACGCTTGCGAAAAGACCCTGATGACCGCCGAGACCCGGTTCGACGCCGAGCGCGAGATCGCGCGCGGTCTGGGCGGACAGGTCGATGCCGAAGGCCGCGCGCAGTTCGGCTTCTGGGTGCCGGAATTGCAGGATGCGCGCGTGCCCTCGGGGGATATCTTCCTCGAAGTGCTCGCGCCGACCGAACCGCTCGATCTGACGCGGGCGCATCAGGAACTGACCTTCGAGCGGGTGTATGTGCCCGTCATCCGTACCGAGGCGCATTGCTTCGCGGTCGTCTCGGGCATGAAGGCGGGCAGTCGCGATACGCTGGGCGATTTCTACGCGCTCTGCTGGCGCGATGCGGAGGAGAACTGGCACCGCATCCTCGATCCGCTGGCCATGTCCCTGCCCTTCGGCGCCATGGCCCCGGCCGAGCTTTACGATGTCGAGGGCATGCTGGCCGCGCGCGGTGACACCGATTACTGGCGGGCGCTGAGAGGCCCTGATCCGCACAAATTCGGGCCCGTGTCCAACATCCTGCAGATCCATGTGCCCACCGCGACGGCTGGCGGTACCATCGCGGCACTGACCCGGCAATTCGAACGGCTCGCCGCGCGGATAGAGGCGGACCTGCCGCTCGAACCTGCCGACCAGATCTTCGCGGGCTACGAGGGCGTGCAGCTTCTGCCCGTGGAGCCCACCACCGTCTACGAGATCGGCCCCGATTTCTGGACCGAAACGCCCAGCGACGACGCGGATAGGATCGACGTCTCGATCCTGCGGCCCGACACCACCAATTGGGGCTATGACAACGTGATCGCGGGCATGGCCGCCGTGAATCCCGTCCTTCTGGAGACGGGTCGGCCCGATGAGCTTGTCGATTTGGCCGCCGTTTTGCACAATTTCCCGCGCAAGCCAAAGAAACTGGTCTTCGACGTGGTCTACGGCCATTCCGACAACCAGGGCCTTCGGGTGCTGAACGGGCATTTCTTCGCCGGGCCGAACATGTACGGCCAGAACCTCGATTATCAGAACCCCTCCGTTCGGGCGATCCTGCTGGAAATGCAACGCCGCAAGGTGAATTTCGGCGCCGATGGCGTGCGGGTCGATGGCGCGCAGGACTTCAAATATTGGGATGCGGCAGCGCAGGTTCTGCGCCACGATGACGAATATCTGCAAAGCATGGCCGATATCGTCCAAGAGGTCGCAGGTACCGAGTACCGCCCCTGGTTCATCTTCGAGGATGGCCGCCCCTGGCCCGAGGAGGATTGGGAACTCTCCTCCACCTATCGCTCGGTGATCGAGACGCAGACCGATGACGACGTGTTCCAATGGGGCCCGCTGACCTTCGCGCATAACACGCCGTTTCTTTATACCTTCTGGCTCGGCAAGTACTGGCGCATCCGCGAATGCCTGCAGGTGGGCTCGAACTGGATTTCGGGCACGTCGAACCACGACACGCTGCGCCGGGGCACGCAGGTCAGCCCCGAGATGAACATCAATACCCGTCTTGGGAACACCAAGATGGAGATCCTCGACAAGGCCTATGACAACCCCGCCGTGCACACGCTGACCTATGTGGCGCTGCCGGGCGTGCCGATGGATTTCCTCAACGCCATGGCGCGCGCCTCCTGGGGCTTCGTGCGCAACCAGGACGACAAATACGGCGTGAAGGTCGTGGCCGAGGAGGCGATCTCGCTCAACTGGCAGATCAACGAATATTCCTACTCGATCCCGGGGAATTTCACCCGCCTGAAAGAGCTGGGCTACGAGACGCGCGAGGATCTCTCGCGCTTCCTGAAGTTCCTGCCCGCGCTGGTAGAGGTTACGGATTACGATCTCGAGGATATCGCCCGGCTGCTCAACACCACCGAGCCGAAGCTTGCAGGGCCGGTCTACACGGTCGAGAGCCTGAAGGAGATCGCGCGGGCGTGGATGAACGACATGCACGAATACTGCAACATCACCCATTCGCTGGGCGGTCTCGATCCGGTGCAATGCGACTACACGCTGGCCTTGCGGAAATTCCGCGCGGCGCGGCCCTGGCTGCGCGACAATTACGGGCCGAAGGATCATTTCAGCTATCTCGAGCCTCTCGACGGCCGCACGGTCTTCACGGCATTGCGCCACGGGCCCGACGGCGAACAGGTCTTCACGGTCCTGCACATGGAGGGCAAGCCCACCGCCGATATCGACCCCTTGCGCCTGGGCGTTCCGGGGACCGAGGGCTTTGGTTGGGAATGCGTCCTGCGCTCGCCGGGGATCGGGACGGATTACATCTCCGGTCCCATCGAGCTGAAGGATTCCATGGCGCTGGTCTTCACGCGCAAGGGGTGA
- a CDS encoding SMP-30/gluconolactonase/LRE family protein, producing the protein MILSDTSCTLGEGALWHPEEQALYWFDILGKRLYRHDGRRQQSWPFDTHVSAAGWIDPGRLLIAGEGGLFAFETETGAREEIAAIEPDRPEMRPNDGRADPWGGFWISTMRKDKSGADGAIYRFYQGEVTQLYADLEIPNAISFAPGGAYAYFCDTRARIIRRVALDGEGWPAGKPREFVDLRDEGLNPDGAVVDSQGNLWNAQFGAGRVACYTPDGAFMTAIGLPAGQVTCPAFGGPDLSVLYVTSAADGAGKDDRLSGATFAVPTGFKGQRAHRVVL; encoded by the coding sequence ATGATCCTGAGCGATACGAGCTGCACGCTGGGAGAGGGCGCGCTGTGGCATCCCGAGGAGCAGGCGCTCTACTGGTTCGACATCCTGGGCAAGCGGCTTTACCGCCATGACGGGCGACGGCAACAGAGCTGGCCGTTCGACACCCATGTCTCCGCGGCGGGATGGATTGATCCGGGGCGGCTGCTGATCGCGGGCGAAGGCGGCCTTTTTGCCTTCGAGACCGAGACCGGCGCGCGCGAGGAGATCGCCGCGATCGAGCCCGACCGCCCCGAGATGCGCCCCAATGACGGGCGTGCCGATCCCTGGGGCGGGTTCTGGATTTCGACCATGCGCAAGGACAAGTCCGGCGCCGATGGGGCGATCTACCGCTTCTATCAGGGCGAGGTCACCCAGCTTTACGCGGATCTGGAGATCCCGAACGCGATCAGCTTCGCACCGGGCGGGGCCTATGCCTATTTCTGCGACACGCGCGCACGGATCATCCGGCGCGTGGCGCTTGATGGGGAGGGCTGGCCAGCGGGCAAGCCGCGGGAGTTCGTGGACCTGCGCGACGAGGGGCTCAACCCCGACGGGGCGGTCGTGGACAGCCAGGGCAACCTCTGGAACGCGCAGTTCGGGGCCGGGCGCGTGGCGTGCTACACGCCGGATGGCGCCTTCATGACCGCGATCGGCCTGCCCGCGGGACAGGTGACCTGCCCGGCCTTCGGAGGGCCGGACCTGTCGGTACTATACGTGACATCGGCTGCGGACGGCGCGGGCAAGGATGACCGTCTGAGCGGCGCGACCTTCGCGGTGCCCACGGGCTTCAAGGGCCAGCGCGCGCACCGGGTGGTCTTGTGA
- a CDS encoding cache domain-containing protein has product MRRITNRIKLRYSQKLFILAALPLILAVSAIALLVAHQSRMLAEREIRSLETQLIEAKKAELKNYVTQARNGFYFIYGSAAPDDEEAKQQVMQILSAMIYGDEGSFFVYDYDGTNLVSPRQTDMINRDWSGLTDSEGTPVTDALIRIARQGAGYHEYLWPKPSTGEEARMISYVTSFPSWQWAVGTGVFIDDVIDTVAAARAEVERRVEATFVYIGGITLLALLAVFASGMLLNLRERRLADMRLRELTQRVLDTQEEERGRVARELHDGISQILVGVKYALDIARRRVEAGDPRAAETLHQGVSHLSGAIQEVRRISRDLRPGVLDDLGLGPALKALCEDFTARTGIQVDFETVVFRNRLDQEAKIALYRIAQEALTNVERHSGATRVAMDLRGHLKGGTLRITDNGCGLGDDFAPAAQQGIGLRNMQERMEHLGGSLRIHSTRAGTEIEAQVPLSHLLPPEETQGAAPHGTAESSPSAPNTDTRRGPAAAPNRSPA; this is encoded by the coding sequence ATGAGGCGGATCACCAACCGGATTAAGCTGCGCTACTCCCAGAAGCTGTTTATTCTGGCCGCCCTGCCGCTGATCCTCGCGGTCTCGGCCATTGCACTTCTCGTCGCGCATCAATCGCGGATGCTGGCGGAGCGGGAAATCCGCAGCCTCGAGACGCAACTCATCGAGGCCAAGAAGGCGGAGCTGAAGAATTACGTCACGCAGGCCCGCAACGGGTTCTACTTCATCTACGGCTCGGCCGCCCCCGATGACGAAGAAGCCAAACAGCAGGTGATGCAGATCCTGTCCGCCATGATCTACGGCGATGAGGGGTCGTTCTTCGTCTACGATTACGACGGCACCAACCTCGTCTCTCCGCGCCAGACCGACATGATCAACCGCGACTGGTCGGGGCTGACCGACAGCGAAGGCACGCCTGTCACCGACGCCCTGATCCGCATCGCGCGCCAGGGCGCGGGATACCACGAATACCTCTGGCCCAAACCCTCCACCGGGGAAGAGGCGCGGATGATTTCCTACGTCACCTCCTTTCCGTCTTGGCAATGGGCGGTCGGCACGGGCGTCTTCATCGACGACGTGATCGACACCGTGGCCGCCGCCCGCGCCGAGGTGGAGCGCCGGGTCGAGGCCACCTTCGTCTATATCGGGGGCATCACGCTTCTGGCGCTCTTGGCGGTCTTCGCCTCGGGCATGCTTTTGAACCTGCGCGAACGGCGTCTTGCGGATATGCGCCTGCGCGAGCTCACGCAGCGCGTGCTCGACACCCAGGAAGAGGAACGCGGACGCGTTGCGCGCGAATTGCATGACGGGATCAGCCAGATCCTTGTCGGGGTGAAATACGCGCTCGACATTGCGCGCCGCCGGGTCGAGGCCGGCGATCCTCGCGCCGCCGAGACGTTGCATCAGGGCGTGTCGCACCTTTCGGGCGCGATCCAGGAGGTGCGCCGCATCTCGCGCGATCTGCGGCCCGGCGTTCTGGACGATCTCGGTCTCGGCCCCGCCCTCAAGGCGCTTTGCGAGGATTTCACCGCGCGCACCGGCATCCAGGTCGATTTCGAAACCGTGGTGTTCCGAAACCGGCTCGATCAGGAAGCCAAGATCGCGCTTTACCGCATCGCGCAGGAGGCCCTGACCAATGTGGAGCGGCATTCCGGCGCCACCCGCGTCGCGATGGATCTGCGCGGGCATCTGAAAGGCGGCACGTTGCGGATCACCGACAATGGCTGCGGCCTGGGCGACGATTTTGCACCGGCCGCACAGCAGGGCATCGGCCTGCGCAACATGCAGGAACGCATGGAGCATCTGGGCGGCAGCCTGCGCATCCATTCCACGCGCGCGGGCACGGAGATCGAAGCGCAAGTGCCCCTCAGCCACCTTCTGCCGCCCGAAGAGACGCAAGGCGCCGCCCCGCATGGCACGGCCGAGTCGTCCCCCTCCGCGCCCAATACCGACACGCGCCGCGGCCCCGCCGCCGCCCCGAACAGGAGCCCTGCATGA
- a CDS encoding response regulator transcription factor, translating to MTDPIRVVVVDDHPMVAEGITAILETYDDISVLATLSGAQQMIDRLHDLAPDVILMDLNMPGLSGLSATEIILERRPETRILILSMHDSPEYIRTALRHGAMGYVLKDVPTDEIKTAIDRVHRGQSYLCTGAEGAIKPADDTGREALTTREQTILLQLAQGKSNKEVANALDISVRTVETHRKNIKRKLGISSTAGLTRYAMEHGVLQGTGVNV from the coding sequence ATGACCGACCCGATCCGCGTCGTGGTGGTCGACGACCATCCGATGGTCGCCGAAGGCATCACCGCCATCCTCGAGACCTATGACGACATCTCGGTGCTCGCGACGCTGTCGGGGGCGCAGCAGATGATCGACCGATTGCACGACCTCGCCCCGGACGTGATCCTGATGGATCTCAACATGCCGGGCCTCTCGGGCCTATCCGCGACCGAGATCATCCTCGAACGCCGACCCGAAACCCGCATCCTGATCCTGTCGATGCATGACAGCCCGGAATATATCCGTACGGCGCTGCGCCACGGGGCGATGGGCTACGTTCTCAAGGATGTGCCCACGGACGAGATCAAGACCGCCATCGACCGCGTTCATCGCGGACAAAGCTATCTCTGCACGGGGGCCGAGGGCGCGATCAAACCGGCGGACGATACTGGCCGCGAGGCGCTGACAACGCGCGAACAGACGATCCTTCTGCAACTGGCACAGGGAAAGTCGAACAAGGAGGTCGCCAATGCGCTCGATATCTCCGTGCGCACGGTCGAGACGCATCGCAAGAACATCAAGCGCAAGCTCGGCATCAGCTCGACCGCGGGGCTCACGCGCTACGCGATGGAGCACGGGGTGCTACAGGGCACCGGCGTCAACGTCTGA
- a CDS encoding HAD family hydrolase: MTYRDLPWRPPLARDWAERMAEIEAVLSDGRAPDYATLKTLANQQLGMREELRVERAAKKLLKLDASDQAFAPVSLGLLGNRTLSYLPDPLAAAGLARGLAIASFEAPYDSVASFAFSPADCFGRSLDAVLVVLDETAFAGKRTLLDRAGEDAAIADAENLADALAEAARQKTGCPAIIATLPGAAQVSSAELATPGSSARFRHRVNLMLAEGAMEGRWLLWDQAALASRVGLETWLDPVRYHAAKIPFSVDVCPVAADNIASVLAAMKGKSARGVILDLDNTLWGGVIGDDGLAGIRLGQNSPEGEAFVAFQNFILGLRERGIVLAVCSKNTDEIAREPFRSHSEMVLKEDHIAVFQANWSDKATNIKSIAETLSLGLESFVFIDDNAAERERVRQELPLVSTIEIGDDPSFYIERIAQSGQFDHLPLNTEDISRAESYGGRAAAAEIRAKIGNYEDYLTSLEMRMTISPFDDVGRGRITQLINKSNQFNLTTRRYGEEDVRAIEEDPDQMGWQVRLQDKFAQHGMIGVVIVRKAPREWSIDSWLQSCRVLERGVEQCVMDRLFEAARDAGVARITALYVPTDRNKMVSDFYGRMGFEIAARNDDGSVAYVYDVAAYAPHKTFIDVEMQEKMEA, from the coding sequence ATGACCTATCGTGATTTACCTTGGCGGCCCCCTCTGGCCCGAGACTGGGCGGAGCGGATGGCCGAAATCGAAGCGGTTCTGTCAGACGGGCGCGCACCGGATTACGCAACGCTCAAAACTCTGGCCAATCAGCAATTGGGCATGCGTGAGGAATTGCGGGTCGAACGTGCCGCGAAAAAGCTGCTGAAATTGGATGCGTCGGATCAGGCCTTCGCGCCCGTGTCCCTCGGACTTCTGGGCAATCGTACGCTCAGCTATCTGCCCGATCCGCTGGCGGCTGCCGGATTGGCGCGCGGCCTTGCAATTGCGTCTTTCGAGGCGCCCTATGACAGCGTGGCGAGTTTTGCGTTTTCGCCCGCCGATTGCTTTGGTCGATCACTCGATGCCGTGCTTGTGGTGCTGGACGAGACCGCCTTTGCGGGCAAGCGGACATTGCTGGATCGCGCGGGCGAAGACGCGGCCATTGCGGATGCCGAAAACCTCGCAGATGCCCTGGCCGAAGCCGCCCGGCAGAAAACCGGCTGCCCGGCCATCATCGCAACTCTTCCCGGGGCCGCGCAGGTTTCGTCGGCGGAGCTCGCAACTCCGGGGTCGAGCGCGCGCTTCCGGCACCGGGTGAACCTCATGTTGGCGGAGGGCGCCATGGAGGGGCGGTGGCTGCTTTGGGATCAGGCGGCGCTTGCAAGCCGCGTGGGTTTGGAGACCTGGCTCGACCCTGTGCGTTACCATGCGGCCAAGATACCGTTCAGCGTGGATGTGTGCCCCGTGGCGGCGGACAATATCGCCTCCGTGCTGGCGGCGATGAAGGGCAAGTCCGCGCGCGGCGTCATTCTCGATCTCGACAACACCCTGTGGGGCGGTGTGATCGGCGACGACGGGCTTGCGGGGATCCGGCTCGGTCAGAATTCACCGGAAGGCGAGGCGTTCGTTGCCTTCCAGAACTTCATTCTGGGGCTGCGGGAACGCGGCATCGTCCTAGCGGTGTGTTCCAAGAATACCGACGAGATCGCGCGGGAGCCGTTTCGCAGTCATTCCGAGATGGTTCTCAAGGAAGATCACATCGCGGTTTTCCAAGCCAATTGGAGTGACAAGGCGACGAACATCAAGTCGATTGCCGAGACGCTGAGCCTCGGCCTCGAATCCTTCGTGTTCATCGATGACAACGCCGCCGAGCGCGAACGCGTCCGGCAGGAATTGCCACTCGTCTCGACGATCGAGATCGGGGACGATCCCTCGTTCTACATCGAGAGGATCGCGCAATCGGGGCAGTTCGATCATTTGCCGCTGAATACGGAAGATATTTCGCGGGCCGAAAGTTATGGCGGACGGGCAGCCGCGGCGGAAATCAGGGCCAAAATCGGCAATTACGAAGATTACCTGACCTCGCTCGAGATGCGCATGACGATCTCGCCCTTCGACGATGTCGGGCGCGGGCGCATCACCCAGCTGATCAACAAGTCGAACCAGTTCAACCTGACCACCCGGCGCTACGGCGAAGAGGATGTCCGGGCGATCGAGGAAGATCCGGACCAGATGGGATGGCAGGTCCGCCTTCAGGACAAGTTCGCCCAGCACGGCATGATCGGTGTCGTGATCGTGCGGAAAGCTCCGCGCGAATGGAGCATCGATTCCTGGCTCCAATCCTGCCGCGTGTTGGAGCGCGGGGTGGAGCAATGCGTCATGGACCGATTGTTCGAGGCCGCGCGTGATGCGGGCGTCGCGCGGATCACCGCTCTCTATGTTCCGACGGATCGCAACAAGATGGTGTCGGATTTCTACGGCCGGATGGGCTTTGAGATCGCCGCGAGGAACGACGATGGGTCGGTCGCCTATGTGTATGATGTGGCCGCCTACGCGCCGCACAAGACCTTCATCGATGTGGAAATGCAGGAGAAGATGGAGGCATGA
- a CDS encoding acyl carrier protein, producing MADTQTILDKVTVIIRDLFDEYEGPVTMETTADDVPQWDSLSHVRLMVMIEMELGVHFSTSEMQSFRNLGDLVEAAAKQSG from the coding sequence ATGGCCGACACACAGACCATTCTTGACAAGGTAACGGTGATTATCAGGGATCTTTTCGACGAATACGAAGGTCCCGTCACCATGGAGACGACCGCGGATGATGTGCCGCAATGGGACAGCCTCTCGCATGTTCGCTTGATGGTGATGATCGAGATGGAATTGGGGGTGCATTTCAGCACATCGGAAATGCAGAGTTTCCGAAACCTGGGCGACCTCGTCGAAGCGGCAGCAAAGCAAAGCGGATGA
- a CDS encoding MBOAT family protein gives MIFTDPIFLFVFLPIVLISFYTISGFFGKNAALLVLFISSIIFYIPHSISSAVLLIISLIVNFIVGVAIISIKEESKRRRNIYLFGQGYNIVTLCYFKYKIVMLLFGPSAGLMVDIAGVAIPAGISFYTFHQAAFLADAYAREENVTQFLGRMSSKKSVLAAFFRYGAFVSFFPQLVIGPITYLSEFNPQIQSKRFLRLNPIDLAVGLSFIAIGMFKKVVVADNLAPTVEVVFSAAHAGGEIHPLQAWIGALAYMAQLYFDFSGYSDMALGLARMFGLRYPINFFSPFKANGIIDYYRRWHMTLTRVIARFLYTPLSVAGTRYSMFNRLSPIPAHLLSLWLPMLINFQIIGLWHGALWTFCVFGLMHGFWYALETEVRASKWYKSVKKTAPPLLLGFAERAVFFLPLLLSLAMFRSESVHGGFHLFSQMFGTSVDARSLFDMREPVMMLAGAFFIIYCCPNSVELMRRYRPAIMTYDNKSYGPAFLVRLWRPGWVQASYLSVLVIASLYYVSRQPPFLYQGF, from the coding sequence TTGATTTTTACGGATCCGATATTTCTGTTTGTATTTCTACCTATCGTATTGATCTCATTCTATACGATATCGGGTTTCTTCGGGAAGAACGCGGCGCTTCTCGTCCTCTTCATATCATCGATCATCTTCTATATCCCGCATAGCATAAGCTCTGCTGTTCTTCTGATTATATCGCTGATCGTCAACTTCATTGTCGGGGTCGCGATCATCTCCATCAAGGAGGAGAGCAAGAGGCGGCGAAACATATATCTGTTTGGCCAAGGCTATAACATCGTCACCTTGTGCTATTTCAAATACAAGATCGTCATGCTTCTCTTTGGTCCGAGCGCCGGGCTGATGGTCGATATCGCAGGCGTTGCGATCCCCGCAGGCATTTCCTTCTACACGTTCCACCAAGCGGCTTTCCTCGCGGATGCCTATGCCCGGGAGGAGAACGTCACGCAATTCCTGGGCAGGATGAGTTCTAAGAAATCGGTTCTGGCTGCCTTCTTCCGGTACGGCGCTTTCGTGAGCTTCTTCCCGCAGCTGGTGATCGGCCCGATTACCTACCTGAGCGAATTCAACCCGCAAATCCAGTCCAAGCGGTTTCTGCGCCTGAATCCCATCGACCTTGCGGTCGGGCTGAGCTTCATTGCCATCGGGATGTTCAAAAAGGTCGTTGTTGCTGACAACCTTGCACCGACAGTGGAAGTTGTTTTCAGCGCGGCCCACGCCGGAGGTGAAATTCATCCGCTGCAAGCCTGGATCGGGGCGTTGGCCTATATGGCGCAGCTCTATTTCGACTTCTCTGGCTATTCCGATATGGCGCTTGGCCTCGCGCGCATGTTCGGATTGCGGTATCCGATCAACTTCTTTTCGCCGTTCAAGGCCAATGGGATCATCGATTACTATCGCCGTTGGCACATGACACTCACGCGTGTCATCGCGCGCTTCCTTTATACACCGCTTTCCGTGGCCGGCACGCGCTACAGTATGTTCAATCGGCTTTCTCCGATACCTGCGCATCTGCTCAGTCTTTGGTTGCCGATGCTGATCAATTTCCAGATCATTGGTTTGTGGCACGGCGCCCTTTGGACATTCTGCGTCTTCGGGTTGATGCACGGGTTCTGGTACGCGCTCGAGACAGAGGTGCGGGCGTCGAAATGGTATAAGTCCGTGAAGAAAACGGCGCCGCCATTGCTTCTGGGATTTGCGGAAAGGGCCGTATTCTTCCTGCCGCTTCTGCTCAGCCTTGCGATGTTCCGCTCTGAAAGCGTGCACGGGGGCTTCCACCTCTTTTCGCAGATGTTCGGCACTTCCGTGGATGCGCGCTCGCTCTTCGATATGCGCGAACCCGTCATGATGTTGGCCGGTGCCTTTTTCATCATTTATTGCTGCCCGAATAGCGTCGAGCTGATGCGGCGCTATCGTCCCGCGATCATGACCTATGACAACAAAAGTTACGGGCCCGCCTTCCTCGTGCGCCTCTGGCGTCCGGGCTGGGTGCAGGCGAGCTATCTTTCCGTGCTCGTGATTGCCTCCCTTTATTACGTTTCTCGTCAGCCCCCGTTCCTTTATCAGGGATTTTGA